The Pochonia chlamydosporia 170 chromosome Unknown PCv3seq00017, whole genome shotgun sequence genome includes a window with the following:
- a CDS encoding short chain dehydrogenase (similar to Metarhizium acridum CQMa 102 XP_007816025.1): MDTKIVFITGANTGIGYETVKALIQSKKQTYHIFMGSRELPKAYAARDRLEGLLRPSSSTVEVIQIDVTNDASIKAAVKYVEDKFGWINVLINNAGAAFDGTFDQDGPNLRAIFNNTYDVNVTGAQITTYHFAPLLINSPNARLLFFSSNNANLSAAFKNFIPTWAPRPEAGWPKDGLVTYQGYKCSKAALNMCMLIWYQLLKDNGVKTFAISPGLLATNLGGHTPEKMRKMGAEDAALGGNLVRSVVEGERDSDVGRVITRDGVQDW, from the exons ATGGACACAAAAATTGTCTTCATTACTGGTGCCAACACTGGCATTGGCTATGAGACTGTAAAGGCACTGATTCAGTCAAAGAAACAGACATATCACATATTTATGGGTAGTCGTGAGCTTCCAAAGGCATATGCTGCAAGAGACAGGCTCGAGGGGCTCCTACGACCGTCCTCTAGTACCGTTGAAGTAATACAGATTGATGTGACCAACGATGCCTCCATCAAGGCCGCAGTGAAGTATGTCGAGGACAAGTTTGGATGGATCAATGTCCTGATAAACAATGCAG GCGCTGCTTTCGATGGCACTTTTGATCAAGATGGTCCCAACCTGAGGGCGATTTTCAACAACACGTATGATGTCAACGTCACGGGTGCCCAGATTACAACATACCACTTCGCCCCTTTGCTCATCAACTCCCCAAATGCACGGCTGCTATTTTTCAGTTCCAACAATGCGAATCTCAGCGCAGCATTTAAGAATTTCATTCCTACCTGGGCGCCAAGACCCGAGGCTGGCTGGCCCAAAGATGGGCTTGTTACATATCAGGGATATAAGTGTTCCAAAGCGGCGCTCAATATGTGCATGTTGATTTGGTATCAGCTACTGAAGGATAATGGGGTCAAGACCTTTGCAATCAGCCCTGGCTTACTGGCGACCAATCTGGGTGGTCACACTCCGGAAAAGATGAGGAAAATGGGCGCTGAAGATGCGGCGCTCGGAGGCAATCTTGTCCGAAGCGTGGTAGAAGGCGAAAGAGATTC